The Desulfoscipio gibsoniae DSM 7213 genome contains a region encoding:
- the carB gene encoding carbamoyl-phosphate synthase large subunit: MPKRTDINKILIIGSGPIIIGQACEFDYSGTQACKALHKLGYQIVLVNSNPATIMTDPEIADIIYIEPLNIKSLTSIIAKERPDALLPNLGGQSALNLCSELDKAGVLEQYGVKVIGVQIDAIERGEDRIAFKETMNRLGIEMPRSKPAFSVEEAEQIAQELGYPVVIRPAYTMGGTGGGLVYNVEELRTVANRGITASLVGQVLVEESVLGWEELELEVVRDAKNQMLTVCFIENIDAMGVHTGDSFCTAPMLTISQELQQRLQKYAYDIVEAIEVIGGTNVQFAHDPKTGRVVIIEINPRTSRSSALASKATGFPIALISAMLAAGLTLDEIPYWREGTLDKYTPSGDYVVVKFARWAFEKFPGSQDKLGTQMRAVGEVMSIGKNYKEALQKAIRSLETGRYGLGFAKEFNQRSLEELMLLLAEPTSERQFIMYEALRKGANVDQLYRLTHIKPWFIRQMQELVQLEEEILKHKQGQLPDELLIQAKKDGFSDRYLAMLLDLPEKEIRRHRTALGVVEGWEPVPVSGVENAAYYFSTYNAPDQTTASDRQKVMILGGGPNRIGQGIEFDYCCVHAAFALRDMGFETVIVNCNPETVSTDYDTSDKLYFEPLTVEDVLSIYEKEKPLGVIVQFGGQTPLNIANELAEAGVKIFGTTPDTIDLAEDRDLFRQIMDKLDIPMPESGMAVNLEEALAIANRIGYPLMVRPSYVLGGRGMEVVYDEEMLRQYLAAAVGVTPERPILIDRFLNNAIEAEADAIANGTEAFVPTVMQHIELAGIHSGDSACVIPPVSIPDKHIATIVEYTKKIARELHVVGLMNMQYAIADDKVYVLEANPRASRTVPLVSKVCNIRMARIATEIMLAEQTGKDSPFKAPASKNIPHFGVKEAVFPFNMFQEVDPLLGPEMRSTGEVLGIADSFELAYYKAQEATQSPLPVSGTVLISVTDQDKPAALETASVFSKMGFRIKATEGTHNYLKENGIESEKIKKLFEGRPNITDGITNKEINLVINTPSGKRSQHDDSYIRKTAIKHKVPYITTMAAALASARGIAAYKENNTQEAGLKSLQEYHSDITDNR; encoded by the coding sequence ATGCCCAAAAGGACCGACATCAACAAAATCCTTATCATTGGTTCAGGCCCTATTATTATTGGACAGGCCTGTGAATTTGACTATTCCGGAACCCAGGCCTGCAAAGCACTGCACAAATTAGGCTATCAGATCGTGCTGGTTAACTCCAACCCGGCCACCATTATGACCGATCCGGAAATCGCAGATATCATCTACATTGAGCCGCTGAACATCAAAAGCCTGACCAGCATCATCGCCAAAGAGCGGCCTGATGCATTACTGCCCAATTTAGGCGGCCAATCGGCACTGAACCTGTGCTCGGAGCTGGACAAGGCCGGTGTTTTAGAACAATACGGCGTCAAGGTAATCGGTGTGCAGATAGACGCCATTGAACGCGGCGAGGACCGCATTGCTTTCAAAGAAACAATGAACCGGCTGGGCATTGAAATGCCCCGCAGCAAGCCGGCCTTCAGCGTAGAAGAAGCCGAACAAATCGCCCAGGAACTGGGCTACCCGGTGGTGATCCGCCCGGCCTACACCATGGGGGGCACCGGCGGCGGCCTGGTTTATAATGTTGAAGAGCTGAGGACCGTGGCCAACCGTGGCATCACCGCGAGCCTGGTGGGACAAGTACTGGTGGAAGAATCGGTGCTTGGTTGGGAAGAGCTGGAACTGGAAGTTGTCCGGGACGCCAAAAACCAAATGCTCACCGTTTGTTTCATTGAAAATATCGACGCCATGGGCGTGCATACCGGCGACTCCTTCTGCACGGCCCCCATGCTGACCATCAGCCAGGAACTGCAGCAACGCCTGCAAAAATACGCCTATGACATTGTGGAAGCCATCGAAGTAATCGGCGGCACCAATGTACAGTTTGCTCATGACCCCAAGACCGGCCGGGTGGTGATTATTGAAATCAATCCACGCACCTCCCGCTCGTCCGCCCTGGCCTCCAAGGCCACCGGCTTCCCCATCGCCCTGATTTCTGCCATGCTGGCCGCAGGCCTGACCCTGGACGAAATTCCCTACTGGCGGGAAGGCACTTTGGACAAATACACCCCCTCGGGTGATTACGTGGTGGTCAAGTTTGCCCGCTGGGCCTTTGAAAAATTCCCCGGCTCCCAGGACAAACTGGGCACCCAGATGCGGGCCGTGGGTGAAGTGATGAGTATCGGTAAAAACTATAAAGAAGCCCTACAAAAAGCCATCCGTTCCCTGGAAACCGGCCGCTACGGACTGGGCTTTGCCAAAGAATTCAACCAGCGCTCCCTGGAAGAACTTATGCTGCTGCTGGCCGAGCCAACCAGTGAACGCCAGTTTATCATGTATGAAGCACTGCGCAAAGGCGCGAATGTCGACCAGCTGTACCGGCTAACCCATATCAAACCATGGTTTATCCGTCAAATGCAGGAACTTGTTCAACTGGAAGAAGAGATCCTCAAGCACAAGCAAGGTCAACTGCCGGACGAGCTGCTGATTCAGGCTAAAAAGGACGGTTTTTCCGACCGCTACTTGGCCATGCTGCTAGACCTGCCGGAAAAAGAAATCCGCCGGCACAGAACCGCCCTGGGAGTTGTGGAAGGCTGGGAGCCTGTCCCGGTAAGCGGTGTGGAAAACGCGGCTTACTATTTCTCCACCTACAACGCCCCGGACCAAACCACCGCCAGCGACCGCCAGAAAGTAATGATCCTGGGGGGAGGTCCCAACCGCATCGGCCAGGGCATTGAATTTGACTACTGCTGCGTACACGCGGCCTTTGCCCTGCGGGATATGGGCTTTGAGACAGTAATTGTCAACTGCAACCCGGAAACTGTTTCCACCGACTATGACACATCCGACAAGCTGTACTTTGAACCACTGACCGTGGAAGATGTGCTGAGCATATATGAAAAAGAAAAGCCACTGGGGGTTATCGTCCAGTTCGGAGGACAAACTCCATTAAACATTGCCAATGAACTGGCAGAAGCCGGGGTGAAAATTTTCGGCACCACCCCCGATACCATAGACCTGGCCGAAGACCGCGACCTTTTCCGCCAGATCATGGATAAACTGGACATCCCCATGCCCGAATCCGGCATGGCGGTTAACCTGGAGGAAGCCCTGGCCATAGCCAACCGGATCGGCTATCCGTTGATGGTGCGCCCTTCCTATGTGCTGGGCGGCCGCGGCATGGAAGTTGTGTACGATGAGGAAATGCTCCGCCAGTACCTGGCCGCCGCTGTGGGGGTTACCCCGGAAAGACCCATCCTCATCGACAGATTCCTGAACAACGCCATCGAAGCGGAAGCCGACGCCATCGCCAACGGCACCGAAGCATTTGTGCCCACGGTGATGCAGCATATCGAACTGGCCGGCATTCACTCCGGGGACTCGGCCTGCGTGATTCCGCCAGTCAGCATTCCGGACAAACACATTGCCACCATTGTTGAATATACCAAAAAGATAGCCAGGGAACTCCATGTAGTGGGCCTGATGAATATGCAGTATGCCATCGCCGACGACAAAGTCTATGTCCTGGAGGCAAACCCCAGGGCATCCCGGACCGTGCCCCTGGTGTCCAAAGTGTGCAACATCCGGATGGCCCGGATCGCCACTGAAATTATGCTGGCGGAGCAAACGGGTAAAGATTCCCCGTTCAAGGCACCGGCCTCCAAAAACATCCCCCATTTCGGCGTAAAGGAAGCGGTGTTCCCCTTTAACATGTTCCAGGAAGTTGACCCGCTGCTGGGACCCGAAATGCGCTCCACCGGAGAAGTGCTAGGCATCGCCGACTCGTTCGAGCTGGCCTATTACAAGGCCCAGGAAGCCACCCAGTCCCCGCTGCCCGTATCCGGCACCGTGCTAATCAGCGTGACCGATCAGGATAAACCGGCCGCACTGGAAACGGCCAGCGTGTTTAGTAAAATGGGCTTCAGAATAAAAGCCACGGAAGGAACCCATAATTACCTTAAAGAAAACGGGATCGAATCCGAGAAGATTAAAAAGCTATTTGAAGGACGCCCTAACATCACCGACGGCATCACCAACAAAGAGATCAACCTGGTAATCAACACCCCGTCCGGCAAACGCAGCCAACATGATGACTCTTATATTCGCAAGACCGCCATCAAACACAAAGTACCGTACATCACCACCATGGCAGCCGCCCTGGCCAGCGCCAGAGGCATCGCAGCCTATAAGGAAAACAACACCCAGGAAGCCGGTTTAAAATCGCTGCAAGAATACCACAGTGACATCACCGACAACCGCTAG
- a CDS encoding carboxymuconolactone decarboxylase family protein: MPRLPVLPLEKMPEKTRNMVTGGKSELSGLNINRMVAHAEKSARHFMRLGNSLLTQAMLDARLRELSILRVATLCRSHYEWYQHEILAKQVGVPEEQIAAVQTDPASPVFNDLEKAVLRYTDEVTQNVKSTDETFNELAQTLSHRELVELTMTIGFYNLVARILENTEVEIEN, translated from the coding sequence ATGCCAAGATTACCTGTACTACCTTTGGAAAAAATGCCGGAAAAAACCCGCAACATGGTCACAGGGGGAAAATCAGAACTCAGCGGTTTAAATATCAACAGAATGGTGGCCCATGCCGAAAAAAGCGCCCGGCATTTTATGAGGCTGGGCAATTCCTTGCTTACCCAGGCCATGCTGGACGCCCGGCTGCGGGAGCTGTCCATCCTGAGGGTGGCCACCCTCTGCCGTTCCCATTACGAATGGTACCAGCATGAAATACTGGCCAAACAGGTGGGCGTGCCTGAGGAACAAATCGCTGCGGTGCAAACCGACCCGGCCAGCCCGGTATTCAACGACCTGGAAAAAGCAGTGCTGCGATACACCGACGAGGTAACCCAGAACGTAAAATCCACTGACGAAACCTTTAATGAACTGGCCCAAACTCTCAGCCACCGGGAACTGGTGGAGCTCACCATGACCATAGGTTTTTATAACCTGGTGGCCCGCATTTTAGAGAACACCGAGGTGGAAATAGAAAACTAA
- a CDS encoding copper amine oxidase N-terminal domain-containing protein, translating into MIFRKFCAALTLTALLAAPSLCQADTTADAGETTTSQKVVLTLGSSTALLNDIPYQLEIPPEVVEGTTFLPIRFVAEQALGAAVQWDPETRIVQITRGEIQVKLSLETGQALIDEQEVEISKPPFVKDGRTLVPLRFLAENLNVQIDYHPTEKTITIININGEPEPVNLPPVITSLGLQSDVIKIGEEASYHFTYDNEPGESITAREWSYQFTGDTQVKTGQPRAFFRPGDYILSLRIQDAAGNWSEIATTSFTVSHEKLMSEMAFKFSKPIFGELYENLENVNFHNFTANENVTFERTGPVLHMSNSPEVVSRPGILYQSEASGSFRFFYHHLNGAAERQYLYIIAENDNPYPVTLKTLRSGVGGPVTDYMNLGQVVSMRYLTSQPSPAVTIKPGEKIILNQGLRHLNKGEAVTGMQDFQVDGTITLSVVMGPEKAPEPEPEPDPETELVPEAGLDPEQNPADTPAQNGSTASGDTQQGDAGLNSNNADGSNPADDTTGFKQSASGTTPNTANGSDAETGTDTDSGSTPEPDEDETSKPVPVKTPEQILKEKIEYLLSLPALPRHPQQVRGVFPTADCVVNIQANGEINEKVTLGKEDPGFDSWVEGVDPLTGETIKSFGNYGVIYRVKLTAPDKTGVMLNPRGSIFKAAFQGFNGQVYKAPETGHFVGLQKAAILGVLEAGRTAEFIYTPPSGSDTPLIIALIPEKFWETSGQ; encoded by the coding sequence ATGATATTCAGGAAATTTTGTGCCGCATTAACACTAACTGCCCTGCTGGCGGCCCCCTCCCTGTGTCAGGCCGACACCACTGCAGACGCCGGGGAAACAACCACATCTCAAAAGGTGGTCTTAACCCTGGGCAGCAGCACAGCGCTGCTGAACGATATCCCTTACCAACTGGAGATACCGCCTGAAGTAGTGGAGGGAACAACGTTTTTGCCCATCCGCTTCGTGGCGGAGCAGGCCCTGGGCGCGGCGGTTCAATGGGACCCGGAAACTAGAATAGTACAAATAACCAGAGGTGAGATACAGGTTAAGCTGTCTCTGGAAACAGGACAAGCCCTAATCGATGAACAGGAAGTGGAAATCAGTAAACCACCCTTTGTAAAAGACGGGCGTACCCTGGTACCGCTGCGTTTCCTGGCGGAAAACCTTAATGTACAAATTGACTACCATCCCACGGAAAAAACGATTACCATCATTAACATCAATGGAGAACCGGAGCCCGTCAATCTACCACCGGTGATTACCTCTCTGGGGCTTCAAAGTGATGTTATTAAAATCGGGGAAGAAGCCAGCTACCATTTCACATATGACAACGAACCCGGGGAAAGTATCACTGCCCGGGAGTGGAGTTATCAATTTACGGGTGACACCCAGGTTAAAACGGGCCAACCCCGGGCTTTCTTCCGGCCCGGTGATTATATTTTATCTTTGCGCATCCAGGACGCTGCAGGAAACTGGAGCGAAATCGCCACCACAAGCTTTACTGTGTCACACGAGAAGCTGATGAGCGAAATGGCCTTCAAGTTCTCCAAGCCCATTTTCGGTGAATTATATGAGAACCTGGAGAACGTTAATTTTCATAATTTCACCGCCAATGAAAACGTCACCTTTGAGCGCACCGGACCGGTGCTGCATATGAGCAACAGCCCCGAGGTGGTATCCCGGCCCGGTATTCTTTACCAAAGTGAAGCATCCGGCAGTTTCAGGTTTTTCTACCATCACCTGAACGGTGCCGCCGAAAGGCAGTACCTCTATATAATTGCTGAAAACGATAACCCTTACCCGGTAACCTTAAAAACTCTGAGGTCCGGAGTAGGTGGTCCCGTAACCGATTACATGAACCTGGGGCAGGTAGTGTCCATGAGATACCTAACTTCCCAGCCCTCCCCCGCTGTCACCATCAAACCCGGGGAAAAGATCATCTTAAACCAGGGCCTGCGGCACCTGAATAAAGGGGAAGCAGTTACGGGCATGCAGGACTTTCAGGTAGACGGCACTATTACCCTTAGTGTGGTTATGGGCCCGGAAAAAGCGCCGGAGCCTGAGCCGGAACCGGATCCCGAAACCGAACTTGTCCCTGAAGCTGGACTTGATCCTGAACAAAATCCAGCCGATACCCCGGCACAAAATGGGTCAACAGCATCCGGTGATACACAGCAGGGCGATGCGGGATTAAATTCCAATAATGCCGATGGATCCAACCCGGCCGACGACACAACTGGCTTTAAACAGTCCGCTTCGGGAACAACTCCCAACACCGCCAACGGTTCTGATGCAGAAACAGGAACAGATACCGACAGCGGGTCCACCCCGGAACCTGATGAGGACGAAACCAGCAAGCCAGTCCCGGTAAAGACTCCGGAGCAAATACTAAAGGAAAAAATTGAATACCTGTTATCCCTGCCCGCGCTGCCCCGTCACCCGCAGCAGGTTAGGGGCGTTTTCCCCACTGCTGATTGCGTGGTGAACATACAGGCAAACGGGGAGATTAACGAAAAAGTCACCCTGGGCAAGGAAGACCCCGGCTTTGACAGCTGGGTGGAAGGTGTAGACCCGCTTACCGGGGAGACCATCAAAAGCTTTGGCAATTACGGCGTGATTTACCGGGTTAAGTTGACTGCCCCGGATAAAACCGGCGTTATGTTAAATCCCCGGGGCAGCATATTTAAAGCAGCTTTTCAAGGCTTTAACGGCCAGGTTTACAAAGCCCCGGAAACCGGCCACTTCGTCGGCCTGCAAAAAGCCGCCATACTGGGGGTACTGGAGGCAGGACGAACTGCAGAATTTATCTATACCCCCCCCAGCGGCTCAGACACCCCGCTGATTATCGCCCTGATACCGGAGAAGTTCTGGGAAACATCGGGACAATAA
- a CDS encoding two-component system sensor histidine kinase NtrB: MAELSENWFRLAIDHLHLGILIIDREGRICVFNRALSRITGLKENDVLDRPLLAILDGQKHSRNKLLQTISTGKEFEDLNPKTVLPITGSIACIASTHVIRDKSGVTTGALAVFMPAGRQQELEDAVIKAEKLAILGQMAAGMVHEIRNPLTAISGFLQLLQKYLKGTPKEEYVTLTLNELKHVNSLISDFLKLSKPGFSKRTQCSISKIITDVVMLVESEAFLRKLDINVDIATDIPAIVGDSDQLKQVFLNIFKNAFDALPHGGKISLQTSWDRHQECVQVIIKDTGTGMDEQTIASIFDPFFTTKESGTGLGMFIIKKIIDNHGGRIEVQSEQEKGTTVTVLLPVGE, from the coding sequence ATGGCAGAATTATCGGAGAATTGGTTTCGTCTGGCAATAGATCACTTACACTTAGGAATATTAATTATCGATCGAGAAGGCCGGATCTGCGTTTTCAACCGGGCATTGTCCAGGATAACCGGTTTAAAAGAAAATGATGTTCTAGACCGTCCACTGCTTGCGATTTTGGATGGACAGAAACATAGCCGCAATAAATTGCTGCAAACTATCAGTACAGGGAAAGAATTTGAAGACCTTAACCCTAAGACTGTGCTACCTATCACAGGCTCTATTGCTTGCATAGCAAGTACTCATGTCATCAGAGACAAGAGCGGTGTCACGACGGGTGCCCTGGCCGTATTTATGCCGGCGGGGCGACAGCAGGAATTGGAAGATGCAGTTATTAAAGCTGAAAAGCTGGCTATTTTGGGACAAATGGCTGCGGGTATGGTGCATGAAATTCGCAACCCGCTCACGGCCATTAGTGGTTTTCTGCAATTATTGCAGAAATATTTAAAGGGAACCCCCAAAGAAGAATATGTCACCTTAACATTGAATGAGTTAAAACATGTTAATAGCTTGATCTCAGATTTTTTAAAGCTGTCCAAGCCTGGTTTTTCCAAACGCACCCAGTGTTCCATTTCTAAAATCATCACCGATGTGGTTATGTTAGTAGAAAGTGAGGCATTTCTTCGCAAGCTGGATATTAACGTGGACATAGCAACAGACATTCCGGCCATTGTTGGAGATAGTGATCAATTAAAACAAGTTTTCCTAAACATCTTTAAAAACGCTTTTGATGCTCTCCCCCATGGCGGCAAGATTTCATTGCAAACTTCGTGGGACAGACATCAAGAATGCGTTCAAGTTATTATCAAAGATACAGGGACAGGTATGGATGAGCAAACCATAGCCAGTATTTTTGACCCCTTTTTTACCACCAAGGAAAGTGGCACCGGGCTTGGGATGTTCATTATTAAAAAAATTATCGATAATCATGGTGGCCGTATTGAGGTCCAAAGTGAGCAGGAAAAGGGCACTACTGTGACAGTACTTTTGCCGGTGGGCGAGTAG
- a CDS encoding V4R domain-containing protein → MKDNDFSMKMINYMYLGISRIMNQVPFSGRHWMEQYVIGIAQYFIDEYWNNPKLESQKPIEICRVFHKILERNGYIQTSDYRLGESGDNLLVSIKRKNCNYQDFSLRAKEEGLTYNYCIHLVAMQAILHHVLGENYSTSIKMADDGFCYGKIFPTTKPREEIVTREKHVLKIADRRAILLPQETYASLLASVKEHAPHVLKHVLYDAGYQSGLSLARKTIALYPDPHECLQVLLDEIQNQGLGNVELVSVSPSRTRAIIRCYDSFQVAITNEYGHLYRTPQVICDLLRGFFAAYLSVLFEKEIICEEMACQSMGAKYCEFLALPLPKQLPGGEEALWSPK, encoded by the coding sequence ATGAAAGATAACGATTTTTCCATGAAAATGATCAATTATATGTATTTGGGTATATCCAGGATAATGAACCAAGTTCCCTTCAGCGGTCGCCACTGGATGGAACAGTATGTAATCGGGATAGCTCAATATTTCATCGACGAATATTGGAATAATCCAAAGTTAGAATCCCAAAAGCCTATAGAAATTTGTCGAGTCTTCCATAAAATCCTGGAACGTAATGGTTATATACAAACTAGTGATTACCGTCTGGGGGAATCGGGAGATAACCTGTTGGTATCTATTAAAAGAAAAAATTGCAATTACCAGGATTTCTCACTACGTGCCAAGGAGGAAGGCTTAACCTACAACTATTGTATACATCTCGTTGCTATGCAAGCCATTTTGCACCATGTACTTGGTGAGAATTACTCCACTTCAATAAAGATGGCTGATGATGGATTTTGTTATGGGAAAATCTTTCCCACTACAAAGCCAAGGGAGGAAATAGTTACCAGGGAAAAACATGTCTTAAAGATCGCCGACCGGAGGGCAATCCTTCTCCCCCAGGAAACGTATGCCTCCCTGCTGGCCTCAGTCAAGGAGCACGCCCCTCATGTTTTAAAACACGTGCTTTATGATGCCGGGTACCAGTCGGGACTCAGCCTTGCCCGCAAGACCATTGCTTTATATCCCGACCCGCATGAATGTTTGCAAGTGCTGTTGGACGAGATACAAAATCAAGGGTTGGGAAACGTAGAACTGGTTTCCGTAAGTCCGTCCCGCACCAGAGCAATAATCCGGTGTTATGATTCTTTTCAGGTAGCCATAACAAATGAATATGGGCATCTTTATCGTACTCCGCAAGTGATTTGTGATCTACTGCGGGGATTCTTTGCTGCGTACCTCAGCGTTTTATTCGAAAAGGAGATTATTTGTGAAGAAATGGCCTGCCAATCGATGGGGGCTAAATACTGCGAATTCCTCGCCTTGCCACTTCCGAAACAATTACCAGGGGGGGAGGAAGCATTGTGGTCCCCAAAATAA